A window from Salinigranum halophilum encodes these proteins:
- a CDS encoding DUF58 domain-containing protein produces MSPTSEFWAAVGVVGILYVAGILGNLPLLIFAGSGLTAWLLISAMLTSSTLVETHDSVSVHVVSDTKQVALGEQIKLPVTVSASEPVSHPVTVDVEFPAGIDASNVTLQLSPGQYQAREVIPVSLPLAGRFTLPKMTVRYVSGDGLFTQSVSLESGVTITATPRGPEGIHVGTGGERTKLFGGHNGRWYTDRGDDVASTREYQPGDAFRRIDWKATARLDEPIVREFDSDQELRIHVVVDAQSRLRAGTSGRTKLDYLREVAMRTVAGAEMNDNPLSLTIVNDDGIQTATDLARTNDHYQRARDSLLALDTSVSGTRVAPPPINSDNPVSAQWKAEVFRRRDETTFTRTLGPYFRRGGSFDPGESDDHLFNAVQRHVSRGNAGGTTVIFTDDEQRRRLMDIVQLATWKRGKATVCLTPTALFDEGDDSSAHTFERLSDFEEYRRSLDQLPGVAALEVGPDNRLKSVLNGRNP; encoded by the coding sequence GTGAGCCCAACATCGGAGTTCTGGGCAGCTGTAGGGGTGGTCGGTATACTCTACGTTGCCGGAATCCTTGGTAATCTCCCTCTCTTGATCTTCGCAGGTTCAGGCCTGACAGCGTGGCTTCTCATCTCGGCAATGCTAACGAGTTCCACTTTGGTCGAAACCCATGACTCGGTTTCAGTACACGTTGTATCTGATACAAAGCAGGTAGCACTTGGTGAACAAATTAAGCTCCCGGTGACCGTTTCGGCATCTGAACCAGTTAGCCATCCGGTCACGGTCGATGTGGAGTTTCCGGCCGGCATCGACGCGTCGAACGTCACGCTGCAGTTGTCTCCGGGTCAGTACCAAGCGCGGGAGGTCATACCAGTCTCGCTCCCTCTCGCTGGCCGGTTCACGCTCCCGAAGATGACTGTCCGCTACGTGAGTGGGGACGGATTGTTTACGCAATCAGTGTCGCTCGAGAGTGGCGTGACAATTACGGCCACTCCACGCGGTCCTGAGGGTATTCATGTCGGGACCGGTGGCGAACGCACGAAGCTCTTTGGCGGTCATAACGGGCGGTGGTATACGGACCGCGGGGACGATGTCGCTTCGACCCGTGAGTACCAACCGGGCGACGCCTTCAGACGAATCGACTGGAAGGCTACTGCTCGGCTTGATGAACCAATCGTCAGGGAGTTTGACTCCGATCAGGAGCTCCGAATTCACGTTGTGGTCGATGCACAATCACGGCTCCGGGCGGGCACGTCCGGACGGACGAAACTAGATTATCTCCGAGAAGTCGCCATGCGAACTGTTGCTGGTGCGGAGATGAACGACAACCCGCTGAGTCTGACGATTGTCAACGATGACGGGATTCAAACCGCCACTGACCTCGCTCGGACGAACGACCATTATCAACGTGCACGCGATTCGTTGCTCGCTCTTGATACAAGCGTCAGTGGGACACGCGTCGCTCCCCCACCGATTAATAGCGATAATCCAGTGTCGGCTCAGTGGAAAGCCGAGGTCTTCCGGCGCCGAGATGAAACGACGTTCACTAGGACGCTCGGTCCCTATTTCAGACGGGGTGGAAGCTTTGACCCCGGAGAGTCTGACGACCATCTGTTCAATGCCGTGCAACGACACGTTTCTAGGGGGAATGCAGGTGGTACAACCGTCATTTTCACCGATGACGAGCAGCGACGGAGGCTGATGGACATTGTCCAGCTCGCGACGTGGAAACGTGGCAAGGCGACGGTTTGTCTCACTCCGACCGCACTTTTCGACGAAGGCGATGATTCCTCAGCGCATACGTTCGAACGACTTTCTGACTTCGAGGAGTACCGTCGGAGCTTGGATCAACTCCCTGGCGTTGCAGCCCTCGAGGTCGGACCCGATAACCGTCTCAAGAGTGTCCTCAATGGT